Genomic segment of Coffea arabica cultivar ET-39 chromosome 1e, Coffea Arabica ET-39 HiFi, whole genome shotgun sequence:
AACCTACGAACAGACGCAGGTTGGAGAAGTGCCAAGTGCGGGGTATTTTTATTCCATCTAACTTCGCAAGCTTGCAGTAGCCAGCTCTGCTGGTTTCGAGGACTTTGTACGGCCCTTCCCAGACCGGGTCGAGCTTGTTTGAACCAATCGCTCGGCTGACCGAGTTCTTCCTTAAGACAAGGTCTCCCGAACGGTACTGTATGCTCCTCACCTTTGCGTTGTGATAGCGGGCGAGCTGGCTTTTATATCGAGCCATCCGTATTGCGGCTTCCTCGCGCTTTGTCTCCAGTGCATCCAAGTTAAACCTCAGCTCTTTTTCATTGGTCGTTGTAACGAAGTTCTGTGTCCGAGGTGATGGGAGGCCGACCTCTGCTGGTACCACCGCTTCTGCCCCATAAGTTAGGGAGAACGGAGTCTCGTGGGTGGCCGCCCTTGGCGTAGTGCGGTAAGCCCAGAGGACACTAGGGAGTTCCTCTAGCCAGTTAGATTGGGCCAGTTCCAACCCGGTCTTCAGTCCTTGTAGAATGGTTCGGTTGGCGTTCTCCACCTGGCCATTTGCCTGGGGGTAACCGACCGAGGTGAAATACTGGTTGATCCCGAGTTTTGCGCACCAGCTCCTAAAGGGGTTTTCGGCGAACTGGCGCCCATTATCGGATATCAAGACATGTGAAATACCGAAGCGGCAGACTATGTTCTTCCAGAAGAACTTCTGAACTGACTTCCCGAAGATAGTGGTCAGTGGCTCGGCCTCCATCCACTTAGTGAAATAGTCGATGGCCACTACGAGGTGTTCGTACCTTCCGGGAGCGGGGGAAAAGGGACCCAAAAGGTCTATCCCCCACTGGGCAAAGGGCCAAGGACTGTGGATGGGAACCATTTCCCGAGTGGGCTGGTGACGCAGCGGTGCGTGCACCTGGCAAACTCGACATTTCTGAACTAGGGCCGCGGCATCCCGAAACACAGACGGTCAATAGTAGCCAAGGAATAGGCACTTTTTAGCCAACACCCGGGATCCTACATGCGCCGCACATAAGCTCTCATGAATTTCGCGGAGGACGTAGTCGCCTTTCTCAGGAGTCACGCACTTTAGCCCGGGAGACAAATACGACCTCCTGTAGAGGGTCCCCCCAGCGTAGGCATACTTAGCAACTCTGAGTTGGAGTCGGCGAGTTTCGATTTTATTATTAGGGAAAGCACCAGAGCTGAGAAATTCCATGAAGGGAGTCATCCAGGAGGCCGGGCTGTCAATAGCCAAGACTTGGACCTGGTCAATGCTTTTGTGCTTGACTACTTCCACCAACACTTCCTTGCTCAGGTGAGCGAAAGAGGAGGACGCCAGTTTCAACAGAGCGTCCGCGCGCTTGTTCTGTGATTTCGGCAGCCGCTCGATCTCAAATGTATCGAACAGGGCTATCGCCTCCCGTACATTGGCTAAGTATTTATTCATGACGTCCTCCTTGGCCTCGTACTCCTCGCGAACTTGGAGGACTACGAGCTGAGAGTCGCTTCGGACCTTGATCGCGGCTATACCCATCTGGTGGGCTATTCGCAATCCCGTCAACAGGGCCTCATATTCCGCCTCGTTGTTGGAGGCCGGAAAGTCGAATCGGAGAGCATAGTTCAGCTCT
This window contains:
- the LOC140016867 gene encoding uncharacterized protein gives rise to the protein MGIAAIKVRSDSQLVVLQVREEYEAKEDVMNKYLANVREAIALFDTFEIERLPKSQNKRADALLKLASSSFAHLSKEVLVEVVKHKSIDQVQVLAIDSPASWMTPFMEFLSSGAFPNNKIETRRLQLRVAKYAYAGGTLYRRSYLSPGLKCVTPEKGDYVLREIHESLCAAHVGSRVLAKKCLFLGYY